A genomic region of Mycobacterium senriense contains the following coding sequences:
- a CDS encoding SDR family oxidoreductase: MAVEVLVTGGDTDLGRTVAESFRDDGHKVTLVGARKSELEIAAKELEVEAIVCDTTDPASLEEARPLFPHHLDTIVNVPAPIWDAGDPRTYSIADTANAWRNALDATVLSAVLTVQAVGDHLRSGGSIISLVPENPPSGSADAAIKATLSNWTAGQAGIFGTRGITVNVVASGRSAEAGYDGLSRTPAPVAAEAARLALFLTTSAARHITGQTLHVSHGALARFA, from the coding sequence ATGGCAGTGGAGGTGCTGGTTACCGGCGGAGACACGGACCTGGGGCGCACGGTGGCCGAGAGCTTCCGCGATGACGGCCACAAGGTGACCCTGGTGGGCGCACGCAAGAGCGAACTGGAGATCGCCGCGAAGGAGCTCGAGGTCGAGGCGATCGTCTGCGACACCACCGACCCGGCCAGCCTCGAAGAAGCCCGTCCGCTGTTCCCGCATCATCTGGACACCATCGTCAACGTGCCGGCCCCCATCTGGGACGCCGGCGACCCGCGCACGTATTCGATCGCCGACACGGCCAACGCCTGGCGCAATGCCCTTGACGCGACGGTGCTTTCGGCAGTGTTGACCGTGCAGGCCGTGGGTGATCACCTGCGCTCGGGCGGCTCCATCATCAGTCTGGTGCCCGAGAACCCGCCGTCGGGCAGCGCCGACGCGGCCATAAAGGCCACGCTCTCGAACTGGACCGCCGGGCAGGCGGGCATTTTCGGCACCCGCGGAATCACGGTCAACGTGGTGGCGAGTGGGCGCAGCGCCGAGGCCGGCTATGACGGGCTGTCCCGCACACCTGCGCCGGTGGCCGCGGAGGCCGCCCGGTTGGCGTTGTTCCTGACCACGTCGGCGGCTCGCCACATCACCGGGCAGACGCTGCATGTGAGTCACGGCGCGCTGGCGCGTTTCGCCTGA
- a CDS encoding LLM class F420-dependent oxidoreductase, with the protein MAIRLGLQIPNFSYGTGVEQLFPTVIAQAREAESAGFDSVFVMDHLYQLPVLGTPDQPMLEAYTALGALATATERVQLGTLVTGNTYRNPALLAKIITTLDVVSQGRAILGIGTGWFQLEHDQLGFEFGTFTDRFNRLDEALQIILPMIKGERATFSGKWYQASEAFANPRFRDHIPLMIGGSGEKKTIPLAARHFDHLNVIAGFDELPRKLDAVRRACAEVGRDPATLETSTLTTVLIDENASLDQLPADMTQRAVVGTPDSIADQIKTKVIDAGVDGVIINLPFYTPGVIEAAGAALRPLVGL; encoded by the coding sequence GTGGCTATTCGACTCGGTCTGCAGATTCCCAACTTCTCCTACGGCACCGGGGTTGAGCAACTCTTCCCCACCGTCATCGCCCAAGCCCGCGAAGCCGAATCCGCCGGATTTGATTCGGTTTTCGTGATGGACCATCTTTACCAACTGCCCGTGTTGGGAACCCCCGATCAACCGATGCTGGAGGCCTACACCGCCCTGGGGGCGCTGGCCACCGCCACCGAGCGGGTGCAGTTGGGCACGCTGGTCACCGGCAACACGTATCGCAACCCAGCCCTGCTGGCCAAAATCATCACCACGCTGGACGTGGTGAGCCAGGGCCGGGCGATCCTCGGGATCGGCACCGGCTGGTTCCAGCTCGAGCACGATCAGCTGGGCTTCGAATTCGGCACCTTCACCGACAGGTTCAACCGGCTCGACGAGGCCCTGCAAATCATCCTGCCGATGATCAAGGGCGAGCGGGCCACCTTCTCGGGCAAGTGGTATCAAGCCAGCGAGGCATTCGCCAATCCTCGCTTCCGGGACCACATTCCGCTGATGATCGGCGGCAGCGGCGAGAAGAAGACGATCCCGCTCGCCGCACGGCATTTCGACCATCTCAACGTGATCGCCGGTTTCGACGAGCTGCCGCGCAAGCTGGATGCGGTGCGGCGGGCCTGCGCCGAGGTGGGCCGCGACCCCGCAACCCTGGAGACCAGCACGCTGACCACGGTGCTGATCGACGAAAACGCGAGCCTCGACCAGCTTCCCGCTGACATGACGCAGCGCGCGGTGGTCGGCACACCGGATTCGATCGCCGATCAGATCAAGACCAAGGTGATCGACGCGGGCGTCGACGGCGTGATCATCAACCTGCCCTTCTACACGCCCGGCGTCATCGAGGCGGCCGGCGCAGCGCTGCGTCCGCTCGTGGGACTGTAG
- a CDS encoding zinc-binding alcohol dehydrogenase family protein: MPPPVTTTAMRAWRVRRPGPMNTGPLERVTAEVPHPGPAELLVAVHACGVCRTDLHVTEGDLPVHRAGVTPGHEVVGEVIRMGDQAGDEFRVGDRVGIAWLRHTCGVCTYCRRGDENLCPDSRYTGWDADGGYAEFATVPAAFAHPLPSGYSDSELAPLLCAGIIGYRSLQRAELPPGGRLGLYGFGGSAHITAQVALAQGAEVHVMTRGIKPQELALDLGAASAQGAADPPPVPLDAAILFAPVGDLVLPALEALDRGGTLAIAGIHLSDIPALNYQRHLFQERQVRSVTSNTRADARAFLDFAGKHHIEVTTPEYPLGQADRALADLSAGRIAGAAVLLV; encoded by the coding sequence ATGCCTCCACCGGTGACCACCACGGCAATGCGCGCCTGGCGCGTGCGTCGGCCCGGGCCGATGAACACCGGTCCACTGGAGCGAGTCACCGCCGAGGTGCCGCACCCCGGCCCCGCCGAACTGTTGGTGGCGGTGCACGCATGCGGCGTGTGCCGCACCGACCTGCACGTCACCGAAGGCGACCTGCCCGTGCACCGCGCCGGGGTAACTCCCGGTCATGAGGTGGTCGGCGAGGTCATCAGGATGGGTGATCAGGCGGGCGACGAATTCCGGGTGGGAGACCGGGTGGGCATCGCCTGGCTTCGCCACACCTGCGGCGTGTGCACCTACTGCCGTCGCGGCGACGAAAACCTATGCCCCGATTCCCGTTACACCGGCTGGGACGCCGACGGCGGTTACGCCGAATTCGCCACGGTCCCGGCCGCTTTCGCCCACCCCTTGCCGAGCGGCTACAGCGACAGCGAGCTCGCACCTTTGTTGTGTGCGGGCATCATCGGCTACCGCTCGCTACAGCGCGCCGAGCTGCCGCCCGGTGGCCGCCTGGGGCTCTACGGCTTCGGCGGTAGCGCGCACATCACCGCGCAGGTGGCGCTGGCGCAAGGCGCCGAGGTGCACGTGATGACCCGTGGGATCAAGCCGCAGGAACTGGCGTTGGACCTCGGCGCGGCGTCGGCGCAGGGTGCGGCCGACCCGCCCCCGGTGCCGCTGGATGCCGCGATTTTGTTTGCCCCGGTCGGTGATCTGGTGCTGCCCGCGCTGGAAGCGCTGGACCGCGGCGGCACCCTGGCGATCGCGGGGATTCACCTGTCCGATATCCCGGCCCTGAACTACCAGCGTCACCTGTTCCAGGAACGCCAGGTCCGGTCGGTCACGTCCAACACCCGGGCGGACGCGCGGGCCTTCCTGGACTTCGCGGGCAAGCACCACATCGAGGTGACGACGCCGGAATATCCGCTCGGGCAGGCCGATCGGGCGCTGGCGGATCTGAGTGCGGGCCGCATCGCCGGCGCGGCGGTGCTGCTGGTCTGA
- a CDS encoding ABC transporter permease yields MHRPTGLPRWVYVPAAVGTVFVVLPLLAIAVKVDWPHFGSLISSPSSRTALLLSLKTAAASTVLCLALGVPMALVLARSAARVIRLLRPLILLPLVLPPVVGGIVLLYAFGRLGLLGRYLEAAGVSIAFSTTAVVLAQTFVSLPFLVISLEGAARTAGADFELVAATLGARPSVVWWRVTLPLLLPGVASGAVLAFARSLGEFGATLTFAGSRQGVTRTLPLEIYLQRVTDANAAVALSILLVVVAALVVLGLGTRRLTGTGQT; encoded by the coding sequence ATGCACCGGCCGACGGGTCTGCCCCGCTGGGTGTACGTCCCCGCCGCAGTCGGGACCGTCTTCGTGGTGCTGCCGTTGCTGGCCATCGCGGTCAAGGTCGACTGGCCGCATTTCGGGTCGCTGATCAGCAGCCCGTCGTCGCGGACAGCGTTGTTGCTGAGCCTGAAGACCGCCGCCGCCAGCACGGTGCTGTGCCTGGCTCTGGGGGTGCCGATGGCGCTCGTGCTGGCGCGCAGCGCGGCGCGCGTGATCCGGTTGCTGCGGCCGCTGATCCTGCTGCCGCTGGTGCTGCCGCCCGTGGTGGGCGGAATCGTGTTGCTGTACGCGTTCGGCCGGCTCGGGCTGCTCGGCCGGTACCTGGAAGCCGCCGGGGTCAGCATCGCGTTCAGCACGACCGCCGTGGTGCTGGCCCAGACGTTCGTTTCGCTGCCATTTCTGGTGATTTCCCTGGAGGGCGCCGCGCGCACCGCAGGGGCCGACTTCGAGCTGGTGGCCGCGACGCTGGGGGCGCGCCCGAGCGTCGTCTGGTGGCGCGTCACCCTGCCGCTGCTATTGCCGGGTGTGGCGTCGGGCGCGGTGCTGGCCTTCGCCCGCTCGCTGGGCGAATTCGGCGCGACGCTGACGTTCGCCGGATCTCGGCAGGGGGTGACCCGCACGCTGCCGCTGGAGATCTATCTGCAACGGGTGACCGACGCCAATGCCGCTGTGGCACTATCGATCCTGTTGGTGGTGGTGGCGGCCCTGGTGGTCTTGGGCCTGGGTACTCGCCGGCTGACCGGCACCGGGCAAACATGA
- a CDS encoding NAD(P)/FAD-dependent oxidoreductase, giving the protein MSPQPGTTAGPERRHQVVIIGSGFGGLNAAKKLRHANVDIKLIARTTHHLFQPLLYQVATGIVSEGDIAPPTRVVLRRQRNVQVLLGDVTHIDLEGKFVVSDLLGHTYDTPYDSLIIAAGAGQSYFGNDHFAEFAPGMKSIDDALEVRGRILSAFEQAERSRDPERRAKLLTFTVIGAGPTGVEMAGQIAELAKDTLRGSFRHIDSTKARVILLDAAPAVLPPFGDKLGQRAAARLEKMGVEIQLGAMVTDVDRNGITVKDSDGTVRRIESACKVWSAGVSASPLGRDLADQSSVELDRAGRVKVLPDLSVPGHPNVFVIGDLAAVEGVPGVAQGAIQGAKYVASTIKAELGGANPADREPFQYFDKGSMATVSRFSAVAKIGPVEFSGLFAWFAWLVLHLVYLVGFKTKISTLLSWTVTFLSTRRGQLTITEQQAFARTRLEQLAVLAAETKRPAARRAS; this is encoded by the coding sequence ATGAGCCCCCAGCCAGGTACCACAGCTGGACCGGAGCGCCGTCACCAGGTCGTCATCATCGGCTCCGGGTTCGGCGGACTGAACGCGGCAAAGAAACTCAGGCACGCCAACGTTGACATCAAACTGATCGCCCGGACGACGCACCACCTCTTCCAGCCGCTGCTGTACCAAGTGGCGACGGGCATTGTGTCCGAAGGCGATATCGCGCCGCCCACCCGCGTCGTGCTGCGCAGGCAGCGCAACGTTCAGGTGCTGCTGGGCGACGTCACCCACATCGATTTGGAGGGCAAGTTCGTGGTGTCCGACTTGCTCGGACACACCTACGACACCCCCTACGACAGCCTGATCATCGCCGCCGGCGCCGGCCAGTCGTATTTCGGCAACGACCATTTCGCCGAGTTCGCGCCCGGCATGAAGTCGATCGACGACGCCCTCGAGGTGCGCGGGCGCATCCTCAGCGCGTTCGAGCAGGCCGAGCGGTCTCGCGATCCGGAACGGCGAGCCAAGCTGCTGACGTTCACCGTGATCGGCGCCGGTCCCACCGGCGTCGAAATGGCCGGGCAGATAGCGGAATTGGCGAAGGACACATTGAGGGGCTCGTTCCGGCACATCGACTCGACGAAGGCGCGGGTGATCCTGCTCGATGCCGCGCCCGCCGTGCTGCCGCCGTTCGGCGACAAGCTCGGTCAGCGCGCGGCGGCCCGGCTGGAGAAGATGGGCGTGGAGATCCAGCTGGGTGCGATGGTCACCGACGTCGACCGCAACGGCATCACCGTGAAGGATTCCGACGGTACCGTCCGGCGCATCGAGTCGGCCTGCAAGGTGTGGTCCGCCGGGGTGTCCGCCAGCCCGCTGGGCCGCGACCTCGCCGATCAGTCGTCGGTCGAACTGGACCGGGCCGGCCGCGTCAAGGTGCTGCCCGACCTGTCGGTCCCCGGCCACCCGAACGTGTTCGTCATCGGGGACCTGGCCGCCGTCGAAGGCGTGCCGGGAGTGGCGCAGGGCGCGATTCAGGGCGCCAAGTACGTCGCGAGCACCATCAAGGCCGAACTGGGCGGTGCGAACCCGGCCGACCGGGAACCGTTCCAGTACTTCGACAAGGGCTCCATGGCGACGGTGTCGCGGTTCTCCGCGGTGGCCAAGATCGGCCCGGTCGAGTTCAGCGGCCTGTTCGCCTGGTTCGCCTGGCTGGTGCTGCACCTCGTGTACCTGGTCGGTTTCAAGACCAAGATCAGCACGCTGCTGTCCTGGACGGTGACGTTCCTGAGCACCCGCCGCGGCCAGCTGACCATCACCGAGCAGCAGGCGTTCGCCCGGACCCGGCTCGAACAGTTGGCGGTGCTCGCCGCGGAGACCAAGCGGCCGGCAGCCAGGCGGGCGAGCTAG
- a CDS encoding PaaI family thioesterase: MDVPEPQNTILPPDFAAPFDREIGLQFTELSPDGARAQLEVTPKLLQPMGLVHGGVYCSMIESMASVAAYTWLATRGGGNVVGVNNNTDFLRSIGSGMVYGTVEPIHRGRSQQLWLVTITDSDDRVVARGQVRLQNLEIRQG, translated from the coding sequence ATGGACGTGCCAGAGCCGCAGAACACGATCCTCCCGCCGGACTTCGCCGCACCCTTCGACCGCGAGATCGGGCTTCAATTCACCGAACTCAGCCCCGACGGCGCCCGGGCCCAGCTGGAGGTCACGCCCAAGCTGCTGCAGCCGATGGGTTTGGTTCACGGTGGCGTTTACTGCTCGATGATCGAAAGCATGGCCAGCGTGGCCGCCTACACGTGGCTGGCCACCCGCGGCGGTGGGAACGTGGTGGGCGTCAACAACAACACCGATTTTTTGCGCTCCATCGGCTCGGGCATGGTGTATGGCACCGTCGAACCGATCCACCGCGGCCGTAGCCAGCAATTGTGGTTGGTCACCATCACCGACAGCGACGACCGGGTGGTCGCCCGCGGTCAGGTGCGGCTGCAGAATCTCGAGATTCGCCAAGGCTGA
- the modA gene encoding molybdate ABC transporter substrate-binding protein has translation MRRIGILAALISTVLMAGLIGCGSKSPSSQTSSTSGGKVMVFAAASLKPSFTQISQQFKNQNPGVGVDFEFAGSSDLATQLTQGATADVFASADTAQMDTVSKAGLLNGNPTNFASNTLVIVTAPGNPKKIGSFADLARPGLNVVTCQQPVPCGAATHRVEDSTGVRLNPVSEELSVTDALNKVTSGQADAALVYVTDAKSAGSKVATVQFPEAASAVNVYPIGVLKNAPLTAQAQKFVDLVTSPTGQQILAQAGFAKP, from the coding sequence ATGCGTCGGATCGGGATCCTGGCCGCTCTAATTTCGACCGTGCTGATGGCAGGCCTGATCGGGTGTGGTTCGAAGTCGCCCTCCTCGCAGACCTCGTCGACTTCCGGCGGCAAGGTCATGGTGTTCGCCGCGGCGTCGCTCAAGCCGTCGTTCACCCAGATCAGCCAGCAGTTCAAGAACCAGAATCCGGGCGTCGGCGTCGACTTCGAGTTCGCCGGCTCCTCCGACCTGGCGACCCAGCTGACGCAGGGCGCGACGGCCGACGTGTTCGCTTCGGCCGACACCGCGCAGATGGACACCGTCAGCAAGGCCGGCCTGCTGAACGGCAATCCGACGAACTTCGCGTCCAACACCCTGGTCATCGTCACCGCGCCGGGCAACCCGAAGAAGATCGGCTCCTTCGCCGACCTGGCCAGGCCCGGCCTCAACGTGGTGACCTGCCAGCAGCCGGTGCCGTGCGGGGCGGCGACACACCGCGTCGAGGACAGCACCGGGGTACGCCTCAACCCCGTCAGCGAGGAACTCAGCGTGACCGACGCCCTCAACAAGGTCACCAGCGGCCAGGCCGACGCCGCGCTGGTCTACGTCACCGACGCCAAGTCCGCCGGCAGCAAGGTCGCGACCGTGCAGTTCCCGGAGGCCGCCAGCGCGGTGAACGTCTATCCCATCGGCGTGCTGAAGAACGCGCCGCTCACCGCGCAGGCGCAGAAGTTCGTCGACCTGGTGACGTCACCGACCGGGCAGCAGATCCTGGCCCAAGCGGGCTTCGCGAAACCCTGA
- a CDS encoding BlaI/MecI/CopY family transcriptional regulator — MAKLTRLGDLERAVMDHLWSTPEPQTVRQVHEALAAQRDLAYTTIMTVLQRLAKKNLVSQIRDDRAHRYAPVHGRDELVAGLMVDALAQAEDSGGRQAALVHFVERVGADEAEALRRALAELEANQRNNSPSAGAGPEG, encoded by the coding sequence ATGGCCAAACTGACTCGGCTGGGAGACCTGGAACGGGCCGTCATGGACCATCTCTGGTCGACGCCCGAGCCTCAGACCGTCCGCCAGGTCCATGAGGCGTTGGCGGCGCAGCGTGACCTGGCCTACACCACGATCATGACCGTGCTGCAACGGCTCGCCAAGAAGAACCTCGTCTCCCAGATCCGCGACGACCGGGCACACCGGTACGCACCGGTGCACGGACGCGACGAACTGGTGGCCGGACTCATGGTGGACGCGCTGGCCCAGGCCGAGGATTCCGGTGGCCGTCAGGCCGCGCTGGTGCACTTCGTCGAACGCGTCGGCGCCGACGAGGCGGAGGCGCTGCGGCGCGCACTCGCCGAACTGGAAGCCAATCAACGCAATAACTCGCCATCTGCTGGCGCTGGACCGGAGGGCTGA
- a CDS encoding GlsB/YeaQ/YmgE family stress response membrane protein: MYVIAATEYLARSSTLTSVGWIGYIIIGGLAGAIASRIIRGSGAGILMDIVIGIVGALIGGFILSFFVNTAGGGLIFTFFTALLGALLLLWVVGLVRHRT, translated from the coding sequence ATGTACGTCATTGCTGCTACCGAATATCTGGCCCGCTCCTCGACGCTGACCAGCGTCGGCTGGATCGGCTACATCATCATCGGCGGTCTGGCGGGCGCGATCGCCAGCCGGATCATCCGCGGTAGCGGTGCCGGCATCCTGATGGACATCGTCATCGGAATTGTCGGCGCGTTGATCGGCGGGTTCATCCTGAGCTTCTTCGTCAACACCGCGGGTGGTGGCCTGATCTTCACCTTCTTCACCGCACTGCTCGGAGCCCTCCTTCTGCTCTGGGTCGTCGGCCTGGTGCGCCACAGGACCTAA
- a CDS encoding alanine and proline-rich secreted protein Apa produces the protein MEQVDPTSTRRKGLWTTLAITTVTGASAVAIALPASSSADPEVPTPVPPTTAAAPPGAPATNAPPAAQAPNGQPAPGDPNAVPPAANPNAVPPPANPNGAPPPPVDPNAPPPPPADPNAGRITNAVGGFSYVLPAGWVESDASHLDYGSALLSKVTGPPPAPDQPPAVANDTRIVMGRLDQKLYASAEANNAKAAVRLGSDMGEFFMPYPGTRINQDATPLNGSNGSTGSASYYEVKFSDASKPNGQIWTGVIGSANGGTAQRWFVVWLGTSNDPVDRGAAKALTESIQAWTPPAAPGVPAAPGAPGTAPGAPGTAPAPGAPAPAPAAPAAPGAPAPAAPAAPGAPAPVPGGAPASSGVSPTPTPTPQQTFSA, from the coding sequence ATGGAGCAGGTGGATCCGACTTCGACCCGTCGCAAAGGACTGTGGACGACGCTGGCGATCACCACGGTGACCGGTGCCAGCGCAGTCGCCATCGCGTTGCCCGCGAGTTCCAGCGCCGATCCCGAGGTGCCGACCCCGGTCCCGCCGACCACGGCCGCGGCCCCGCCGGGGGCGCCGGCGACCAACGCGCCGCCCGCGGCCCAGGCGCCGAATGGGCAACCGGCACCGGGTGATCCCAACGCAGTCCCGCCGGCGGCCAACCCCAACGCGGTCCCGCCGCCGGCCAACCCCAACGGGGCACCGCCGCCGCCGGTCGACCCGAATGCGCCGCCGCCTCCACCGGCCGACCCGAACGCCGGGCGGATCACCAACGCGGTCGGGGGATTCAGCTACGTCCTGCCGGCCGGCTGGGTGGAGTCGGACGCGTCGCACCTCGACTACGGCTCGGCGCTGCTGAGCAAGGTCACCGGTCCGCCGCCGGCGCCCGACCAGCCACCAGCGGTCGCCAACGACACCCGCATCGTGATGGGTCGCCTGGACCAAAAGCTCTATGCCAGTGCGGAAGCCAACAATGCCAAGGCCGCGGTGCGGCTGGGCTCGGACATGGGCGAGTTCTTCATGCCCTATCCCGGCACCCGGATCAACCAGGACGCCACTCCGCTCAACGGGAGCAACGGAAGCACCGGCAGCGCCTCGTACTACGAAGTCAAGTTCAGCGATGCGTCCAAGCCCAACGGCCAGATCTGGACGGGCGTCATCGGTTCCGCCAACGGTGGGACCGCCCAACGCTGGTTCGTGGTGTGGCTCGGAACCTCGAACGACCCGGTGGACCGGGGCGCGGCCAAGGCGCTCACCGAGTCGATCCAGGCGTGGACACCGCCGGCCGCTCCAGGCGTCCCCGCGGCGCCGGGGGCGCCGGGAACAGCACCGGGTGCCCCTGGAACGGCGCCTGCTCCCGGCGCGCCGGCACCGGCTCCCGCTGCTCCGGCGGCGCCGGGGGCACCCGCGCCCGCTGCTCCGGCGGCGCCCGGGGCACCCGCGCCGGTTCCCGGTGGTGCGCCGGCCTCCTCCGGGGTCAGCCCGACGCCCACACCGACGCCGCAGCAGACCTTCTCGGCCTGA
- a CDS encoding CPBP family intramembrane glutamic endopeptidase yields the protein MPDATGTADIHPAVSQLSVLHRFRIHLDIGVVVVVLVLTNLIAHFTTPWASIATVPAAAVGLVILMRWRGLGWADLGLGREHWKPGMGYALAAVAVVASMIALGVLLPETRPLFMNNRYATISGAMIASMVVIPLQTVIPEELAFRGVLHCTLNRAWGFRGVALAGSLLFGLWHVATSLGLTSSNVGFTRMFGGGIVGMMAGVTGAVLATGAAGFVFSWLRRRSGSLIAPIALHWSLNGLGALAAALVWHLST from the coding sequence ATGCCTGACGCCACCGGGACAGCCGATATCCACCCCGCGGTGTCCCAGCTCTCGGTGCTGCACCGATTCCGGATCCACCTCGACATCGGCGTCGTCGTCGTGGTGCTGGTGCTGACCAACCTGATCGCGCACTTCACCACCCCGTGGGCGAGCATCGCCACCGTGCCGGCCGCGGCGGTCGGGCTGGTCATTTTGATGCGCTGGCGCGGTCTGGGCTGGGCGGACCTCGGCCTGGGCCGCGAGCACTGGAAGCCCGGCATGGGCTACGCGCTGGCCGCGGTGGCCGTAGTCGCGTCGATGATCGCGCTGGGCGTGCTGCTGCCAGAGACCCGGCCGCTGTTCATGAACAACCGCTACGCCACGATCTCCGGGGCGATGATCGCCTCGATGGTCGTCATCCCACTGCAGACCGTCATCCCCGAGGAACTGGCCTTCCGGGGGGTCCTGCACTGCACGCTCAACCGGGCCTGGGGCTTCCGCGGTGTCGCGCTGGCGGGTTCGCTGTTGTTCGGGCTATGGCATGTCGCCACGTCGCTCGGGCTGACCAGCAGCAACGTTGGCTTCACCCGGATGTTCGGTGGCGGAATCGTGGGCATGATGGCTGGCGTGACCGGGGCCGTCCTGGCGACCGGGGCCGCCGGATTCGTCTTCAGCTGGCTGCGCCGGCGCAGCGGCAGCCTGATCGCACCCATCGCGTTGCACTGGTCGTTGAACGGGCTCGGCGCGCTGGCCGCCGCGCTGGTGTGGCACCTGTCCACCTGA
- a CDS encoding sulfate/molybdate ABC transporter ATP-binding protein: MSELQLRAAVSDRHVDVEFSVSAGELLAVLGPNGAGKSTVLHVIAGLLRPDDGVVRLGDRILTDTAAGIDVATHDRRVGLLLQDALLFPHMSVAANVAFGPHSRRARRRPTRAAREATALRWLREVDAERFADRKPRQLSGGQAQRVAIARALAAEPDVLLLDEPLAGLDVAAAAAIRAVLRKIITRIGCAAILVTHDLLDVFTLADRVLVLESGRIAEVGPVPEVLTAPRSHFAARIAGINLVNGTVDRDGSLRAASGDRWHAAPPGGVVAPDQHAIAVFPPTAVAVYRDRPHGSPRNTVEVTVAEMDVRGAAVWVRGAQQPNGAPGLAAEITVDAASELQLVPGDRVWFSVKAHEVALYSAAR; this comes from the coding sequence ATGAGCGAACTGCAGCTGCGCGCGGCCGTCTCGGATCGCCATGTGGACGTGGAGTTCTCCGTGTCCGCGGGCGAGCTGCTCGCGGTGCTCGGCCCCAACGGCGCGGGCAAATCGACCGTCCTGCATGTCATCGCGGGGCTCCTTCGACCGGACGACGGAGTGGTGCGGCTGGGGGACCGGATCTTGACCGACACCGCGGCCGGGATAGATGTGGCGACGCACGACCGCCGGGTCGGGCTGCTACTGCAGGACGCGTTGCTGTTCCCGCACATGAGCGTTGCCGCCAATGTCGCGTTCGGTCCGCACAGTCGGCGCGCGAGGCGGCGCCCGACTCGCGCCGCCCGGGAGGCGACCGCGCTGCGCTGGCTGCGCGAGGTGGACGCCGAGCGCTTCGCCGACCGGAAACCGCGACAGCTTTCCGGCGGGCAGGCCCAGCGGGTCGCAATCGCCCGGGCACTGGCGGCCGAACCCGACGTGTTGTTACTCGACGAACCTCTGGCCGGGCTCGACGTCGCCGCCGCCGCGGCGATCCGGGCGGTGTTGCGCAAAATCATCACCCGCATCGGCTGCGCGGCGATCCTGGTCACCCACGACCTGCTGGACGTGTTCACCCTGGCCGATCGCGTCCTGGTGCTGGAATCCGGCAGGATCGCCGAAGTCGGCCCGGTGCCTGAGGTTCTCACCGCACCCCGCAGTCATTTCGCGGCCCGCATCGCGGGCATCAACCTGGTGAACGGAACCGTCGACCGCGACGGCTCGCTGCGCGCGGCGTCCGGCGACCGCTGGCATGCGGCACCGCCGGGGGGCGTCGTGGCGCCGGACCAGCATGCGATCGCGGTGTTCCCGCCGACGGCCGTGGCCGTCTACCGGGATCGCCCGCACGGCAGCCCCCGCAACACCGTTGAGGTCACCGTGGCCGAGATGGATGTCCGCGGGGCGGCCGTGTGGGTGCGTGGCGCGCAGCAACCCAACGGTGCCCCGGGCCTCGCCGCGGAGATCACCGTCGACGCCGCATCCGAGCTGCAACTGGTGCCCGGGGATCGAGTGTGGTTCTCGGTCAAGGCCCACGAGGTGGCGCTATATTCCGCCGCGCGGTGA